The segment TCGTGTGGCAAAGCCGCGCATGGGCAGGAGCGCCAGCCATGTGTAGACCAGTAGATGAAACAGCTTGTCCTGATGCGGGAAGAGTGATGGCGCGTCAGAGCCAGGGGTCAGTGACAGCCAGGCCACGGCCGCAAGGGAAGCGGCCCACAGGGTCAGGATGAAAGGGCGTGTGCTGGACATGGGGCGGACTGTACGCGCGCTGAAGTCCGGAAGCAAGGGGCGGATGCTGTCTTAGGCAGCCTTTTCACCTGCCTGCTTCGACATGGCCTCGTCAATTTCCTTCACCTTCTCGAGAACCCTGGCAAAGATGTTTTTGATCTTGGTGAATTCCTTCATGCCATGGGTGCCGCCCAGCTTGGACATGGCCGCGATATCCATGAATTCATTATAGATGTAAGGAGTGTACAGTGGGTCCTGCTTGAGGAACATCAGTACGTGTCCGAGCATTCCCCGGATCTCTCCCTGCTTTTTGGCTGACTTCTTGAACATCTTGTGCAGGCGCTTCTGTGCGGATTTGAGTGAGGACGTCCAGGCGCCAAGCCTGGGTTCGAATGTGGGCCTCGTGCGAGGAGATTGCGCACGGCCCATGGCCAAGCCGAAGCGCTCGAGGGCACCGTCCTTGGAGGCTAGCAGGTCGCCCCTGGTGATGTCATCCAGAGTCACCACAGTGGAACCTTCGATTTCCAGGCCCCCTCCATAGAGATTATAGACTGGGATATCCATGCGCTTGCAGTCGACTTGCATATCGCGCTGGGCGGTGACGTATGACATGGCCGAAATGATTTCTTCGCCGTGCATGTTCTTGAGCTTGACGTGACGGACCGGGTCAAAGGCTCGCTTTGTGGGCTGTGCGTGGTGACCTTTGACGTGGCTGTGTTCACCCTTCCAGGCGAAGTCCTGGCCCACCAGCAACATTCTGGAAATACCGCAACGCTCGAAGAAGCGCATCAGCGCCACGGACACGTTACCACCCGCGTCCATAACGTATTCGAGGTCTCGCATGATATAGGTGGCCAGACCACCGATGGTCCACATGGGAATGGTGGGACCTGGGTACATCTCGATGACGTCGGGGCGGACCTTGGTGGAATAGATGAGGGGAATATCCTTGGCCCATTCCATGTCCAGGCGCTTGAAGACGTTTTTTACCCCCGGGCTGTAGTCAATGACCATGCACATGTGTGGCTTGATGCCCTGGGCATGGACAGCGGGCAGGGTTTGTAATGCCGTGGCGTAGAGTGCTCCTCCGGGATTGGCGGCGATCTGCGGACCGAACTCGGCCAGTGATGGTCCTGCGCCAAGGATGACGCCTGTCAGCCCTTTGGCAGAGTCGGCAAGCCCTGTGACGCTGCCGTTGGCAAAGGCCTGTCGGAAGTTGCCGATCTCGTTGCCCACCATGGTGTCCTGCATGCGCCTGAGCGTTGTCAGTTCCATGGCGATGTTTTCCATGGTTTTCTGGGCGGTTTCGGACCAGCGGGCGTATTCAGGCCCCAATTGACGGCTGGGGATGTCGGATCTGAATTTTACTGCACCGTAAATGAATTGCAGGTCAAAGGCGCAGAGGGCCTGGTGCAGAGCCTCGGGATGTGGAGGGATGAAGGTCAATCGTCCCTGTTTGATGAATCCGGTGTAGTCGGTCATGGCCAGGCAGGCTGCCAGCAGTTCGGGCCTAGGTTCCAGTACGGCCACGGGATGAAGCGGCGGGAGCGTGGTCAGCAGATGGTTCAGGCCATAGCCCAGATTGCAGCCCACGATCACTGTGGCGCTTTTGGTCGCAGGCTCGGGGGCTGTCCAGCGGCTGTAGTATGCTTGGGGGGGGACATTGGCAAACATGCTGAGATTTTCATTCAGCGGCAGGTCCACTAATCCGAAGCGATTGACCACCAGTTGATTTTCCAGAGAGATCAGGTCAAAATCCTGGCCGCGGAGCCAAGGGACTACAGGCGATTTCTTTTCTTCCAGTGCCTGAAGGTTTGCTTCCAGGAATTGGTACAGTTCCATTTTCATCTCCGTGCCCCATAAGGGCATTGTGCGGGCTCTCCGCGTTGCGCCAGTGATCGACCTGCTTTACATTTGCAAAGACCTTGCCACTGAATATGTAGGCAGGATTCTGGCTCGAACGAGTTGCCCTGACGAATGCCTTGTTCATCTAACATATGGAATATGATGATGATTTATGATGATATTTCCCAGCTGACAGGCCACACGCCACTGGTCCGCCTGAACCGCATCACTGCCCGTTCCGGTGTCGGGATTTTGGCGAAGGTCGAGTATTTCAATCCTGGTGGCTCCATCAAGGATCGAGTAGCCGCAGCCATGATCAATGCCGCAGAGCAGCGGGGTGAATTGTCTCCCGGCAAAGTCATCATCGAGGCCACCTCGGGTAATACGGGTATCGGGCTGGCCATGGCCTGTGCAGTCAAAGGCTATCGGCTGAAGCTGCTCATGCCCGAGACCGCATCCGAAGAGCGCAAGCGCACCATGCGTGCCTATGGGGCCGAGATCGTCCTCACCGAAGGCCATATGGGGACCGATGGGGCCATTGAAGAGGCTTATCGACTGGCCCGCGAAGAGCCGGACAGGTATGTGCTCATGGATCAGTTCAACAACCCCGCAAGCATCGATGCCCACTATCAGGGAACAGCTCAGGAAATCTGGGATCAGACCGATGGGCAGGTCACGCATGTCGTGGCGGCTTTGGGCACCTCGGGTACGGTCATGGGCTTGGTCAAGCGTCTGAAGGAACTGTCGCCCGACGTGCAGGTCGTGGCGGTGGAACCCTATGCCCGTCATAAGATTCAGGGTCTGAAGAACATGCAGGAGTCCTATCCTCCCGGTATCTTCAATAAGCATATGCTGGACCGCATCGTGCGGGTGGAAGACGAGGAGGCCTTTGACCATTGCCGCCGGCTGGCGCGCGAGGAAGGATTGCTTGTCGGCATGAGTTCCGGGGCCGCTCTGGTGGGTGCCCTGAAGGTTGCCGAGGAGTTGGACTCGGGCTCGGTCGTGGTCATCTTTCCCGACGGCGGTGAGCGGTATTTGTCCACACCTCTGTTTGCTCCGCCGGATGAGCAGGGGGTGCGTATCGAGAGTGCTTCGGGTGGTGATGCCCATCTGGGTGCGGGTACGGGGCAGCTCTGCCTGTATACCGTGGGACCGAGCCTGGACAGACCCGATGATCCCGAGTTTTGGCGACGATTGATCCTGCTGGATGTGCTGGCTCGCAAGCTCACGCGTGATGGCTGCGAGGTCAGGATTGCCGCCGGGCTGGCAGATATGGATGATCGCTCCATGACCGCTGCGCGTGCTGCCCACATGCCTCGTGCCGAATTTGCTGCTGTGGTCCGGGACAGGATTGCGGCGCAGGCCAAACTTCTGGGCCTTGGCGAACGAGTGGCTTTTCCCCTTGCAGGGGATTGTAAAGTACAGAGCCTGGAATTGTGCGAGAAGCTGCTCTCTTCCGGTCGGGCATATGAGAAGCTGCGCAGTGTGTATTTCGATGTCCTGCGTGACCCGGACTACGGTCAGGTCTGCAATGTGGACATGGACAAGCTTTCGCTGGGCAAGACCGTTGATCTGGCTGATTATGTGAAATCAAATCCCCAGGACTTTACCCTTTTGAAGCGAGCGACTCTACAGGATATCAAGGATGGCGAATTCTGGCAGACCCGCTGGGGTAATGTTCGTCCCAGTTGGTTCATGCAGATGGCAGCGGCTGCTCTGTGTTCCGTGGGCAGTCCCACGGTGTTCCTGGGGGGTGAATCTCACCGATTCCCGCATATGGAGAATCTTCGGGCGATCTGGTCGGTGAGTGGAAAGGCCTCCCCCGGAGCCTGGATGGCATCCATGCCCGTGATCGAACCTGACGCCCATGGGACCAAGGCCGATGATGCCTTTGACCAGGCCAGCCTTGGCGGACTTTTTGACGCTGGTTATACCCCCGCTGCGGTGCGCCTGTGGCTTTCTTCTGCCAGCTATCACAAGACGTTGGATTTTTCGCGTTCGACCTTGGGCATGTGGTCCAAAAATCAGCGTACGGTGCAGGATTTGGCTGTGTCACTGGCGGCCTTGCCTGTAACTGAAGGCGGCGGCGGGATTGGCCCCGAAGTGGAGCAGATGCTCGTGGACGTCAAGGGCGCTTTTCGTGCCGCCCTGGACGACGATCTGTCCCTGTATGCCTTTTGGCCCGAGTTGTTTTCATTCTGCCGGGGTGTGAAAAAACTCCTTGGTGCTGATCGTTTGAGCCCGGATGAAATTACCGCCTGCCGGGAACGGCTTGGAGATACCGATGCTGTTCTTGGTATTCTGGACGCAGGGGCCATGCCCGTACTGCAGGCTGCGTGGCCGGATGAAGCAGCACGCCTTGTCGCTGAACGTGAGCTTGCCCGTCAGGGCAAGGATTTTGAGCGTGCCGATGTGTTGCGGACACGATTGATCGAGTTGGGCTTTCGGGTGGAAGACTCTGCGCAGGGTGCGCGCTTGTATCCAAATTCATGATAGAATATTATTGATAAATCAAATTGAAAGCCCCTTGAAAGGGGCTTTTTTGTTGATAACAGGTGGGATTCTGCTGTTGTTTTAGGTGAGATTCGATGCAACGCCTGTGGGACAATAGAAAATTTCAATCCTCTGTTACAAAAAGGAGTAGATTTAATGAAAAAGAGGTGTCTTTGTGTTTTCCACATGTGAGGATGCTTGGCTGGCGCGGCCTAGCGGTTAATGCCTGTTATTATTGCATAAAACTGTTCTTGATGGTACTTGTAAATTGCCTTTGGTCGTCGGTCCGGTCATCAGTTGATGATCCTGCGCAGGGACTGCGTTGTCGGGGGAGGATCGGCGACCAAGGGCTAATGATTCGTGAGTGCATGTCACGATATTTTTCGGCCTGTATAAGGTCCGTTTACATACTTCCCCTAGCCGCCTGTCTCTCAGGGGCTTCCCGACCGGTTGATCGACCCCGACTCGATCCCCGGTTCCCTATGGCAGGACGGTCTTCCACTCCCAATAGCAAAGCCCTCGGATACTCCGGGGGCTTTGCGCCTTCAGGCGGCTGAAAAGGACGCGCCTGCTTCGTTGCTCGGAGACAACTAATCCTCTCGTATGCGCAATACGAATCGGGCTTGTTGCCTCCCGCGCCCATTGTCGCCGCCCCATGAAAAAGCCCCGCGAACTTGCGTTCGCGGGGCATATTGGTGCTGTCATGTTTTCGCCCCAGGGGGAGATTCGGGTGGTCAGGGTGTGCCGCGATTGCGGCTCTTGCCCACTGCGAATTTCTTGGGGTCGATGTGGTATTTTTTCACTTTGTAGTTGATGATTCGGTAGCTGGCCTTCAGACCACGGGCAGCCTGAAGCATGTTGCCCCGTGACTTCTTGAGTGCATCCACAAGGATTTCCTGCTCGAAGCGGGCCACTGCTTCCCCAAAGGACAGTTGCGAGTCCGTGGCCGAACTCTCTGCTGTCTGTAGGCTGGGGGGCAGGTGATAGGTCCGGATGACTTCCTCGTCACAGATCAGCACGGCACGCTCAAGGCAGTTGCCAAGCTCACGTACGTTTCCTGGCCAGTGATACTGGGAGAGCAGGTCGATGGCCGGGGTGGAGATGCGTTTAACACTTTTGCCGTATTCCTCGGAGAACTGCTGCATGAAGTGTTCTGCCAAAGGCAGGATGTCCTGTCTGCGCTCCCGCAGGGGCGGAATGAAGATGGGGAACACATTAATGCGGTAGAACAGATCTTCGCGGAAAGTGCCGTCCTCAAGCATGGTCTCCAGAGGACGATTGGTGGCACAGATCAGGCGGGCATCCACCTTGATGACCTGCTCGCTCCCCAGGCGTTGGATTTCCTTTTCCTGAGTGGCGCGCAAGACCTTGGCCTGGGCATCCAGGGACAGCTCCCCGATTTCATCCAGGAACAGGGTGCCGCCGTCTGCCAGTTCGAACATTCCCTTCTTGTTGGCAATGGCACCCGTGAAGGCGCCCTTCTGGTGTCCGAACAGTTCGGATTCCACCAAGTCGGCGGGCAGGGCCGCGCAGTTGAGCTTGATCAGGGGTTTGTTCTTGCGTGGGCTGACGCTGTGAATCGCCTCGGCGAACAGCTCCTTACCGGTACCGGATTCGCCCCTTAGAAGCGCAGTGGCACGGCTGGGGCCCACCTGGGATATCTGCTGCAACACCAGGCGAATAGGCTTGGATGCTGCCACAATGTTGGGATGGTTATAGCCGTCACCCGCTCCAGCGACCATGCCCTGTGCCAGAAGATGGCGCTGCATGGCCATTTCTTCCTGCAGGGAGGCCACTTCCTTGGCCACCATGGCGGCCACGACCTTCAGGAAGGCGCAGTCAGTGTCCAGTGCTTCGGCGGGGCCGGAAGGGACGTCCACGGAGAGGGTACCGAGCATGTCTGTGTGCCCGCTGTCCTGGCTGCGCACAGGGACGCAGATGAAGCCGAGTCGGCCCATCTCTTCCTTGGTGCGTCCGAAGGCCAGGTTCAGGAAGGGCGCATGGTCCTTCATGACGGGCACGATCACCGGTTTGCCGGTTTCCATGACCTGCCCGGTGACTCCCTGTCCCGATTCATACGAGACCTGGGAATACTTCTGGGAGCCATAGGTGACGGATAGCTTCAGGGTATTTGTTTCAGGATCGAAGATGGTCAATAGCGCCCGCTTGTATCCGTGCGTTTCGCACAGGATTCTGAGCAGGGCCTTCAGGCCGGTTTGCATTGCCCGGCGAGGGGCCATTTCCTTGATCACCTTACGCAGCGTACCGAAATACGTTTTCAAGTGCTCATTGGAGACGGTGAGTGCCATAATATCTCCGGTTTCCCGATACTCTGCTTAGGATACGGCCTGGACGCCGAGTTCAATGGCGCGCAGGTTCATGTCCACGATTTTGGGCTTCAGGCTGTTTTTGACCGTGTCTGCGAGCTCTGCGGGAGTCAGCGGGATGGTCCCGGTGGCGCAGAGTGCTCCCAGCAGGGCCACGTTGCCGCACTGCACGGCTCCGGCCTTGATTCCAAGGGTCTGGCAGGGCAGGAACAGGGTCCTGGCCGCACAGGACTCAGCTTTGGCCACGATGGCGTCCAGGTCGGGGTACGTCTCACGGCCCATGGTCACGCCAATGGGGGCGATGGGCTCCGAGTTGCTGACCACGGTACCGTTGGCTTTCAGGTAGGGCAGGGCCCGTAGGGTTTCCAAGGGCTCGAAGCCCAGCAGGATGTCAGCCTCGCCATGGGCGATGCGCGGACTCTTGAAACCGCCGATGAGCAGGGTGGATTCCACGACGCCGCCGCGCTGGGCCATGCCATGGACTTCGCCTGCGGTCACTTCCAGGCCTTTGGCCATGGCGGCCTGGGCCAGGATGATGGTGGCGGTCAAGGTGCCCTGGCCACCAACTCCGGTGAAGAAGATGCGTGCTTTGGCCATTATGCGCTCCTTTTCCGGGCCTTGATGTCTTTGCAGACCTGCATGCAGAACATGCAACCCGTACACTGGTGTTCATTGATCTCGACCCGGCCTTGTTCGCTGTAGAAAGCGGGGCAGGCCAGATTGGCGAGGCAGTCGCGAACTGCTTCAGTCTGCTCGGCCACATAGGCCACCATGGGCTTGTGCTGGCGCAGGGTGCGCTTGGCAAAGAGCACGCAAGGCTCTTCGGCAATGAGTACCTTCACGCCGGGCAGAGCCCGCAGTTCTTCGATGGCTTTGGCAGTTGCCTTGTAATTGTAAGGGCTGGCCTTGACTACATTGCAGACACCGCAACCACGTACAATGGCCTCGATGTCCACCTGACAGGGATTGTCCCCGTGGATGGTGGTCGAGACGCCGGGATTGGGCTGATGGCCCGTCATGGCGGTGGTGCGGTTGTCCAGGATGACCAGCAGGATGTCGTGGTTGTTGAACACGCCGCTGACCAGTCCGGTCAGGCCGGAATGGAAGAATGTGGAGTCGCCGATAAAGGCCACAACGGGCTTACCCGAGGCCTTGGCGAAACCGCCGCCTGCCGAGACCGAAGACCCCATGCAGAGCAGGAAGTCGGCACAGGACAGTGGGGGCAGGATTCCCAGAGTGTAGCAGCCGATGTCCGAGGAGTAGACGGCTTCGTCTCCGTATGCCTTGCGCACTGCATAATACAACGAACGGTGCGAACAACCGGCACAGAGGTTGGGCGGACGCATGGGCAGCGGTCCTTCGACAACGCAGGAGCCCGTCTTGGGCAGACGTTTGCCAAGGACGCGATACATGGCGGCCCGGACTTCGGCGGTGGAGAATTCACCCAGTCGCGTCAGATCCTTGCCTTTGCCGGTGATCTTGATATCGATGCCCTTTTCCTGGGCCAGGGCGCGCAGCGCCTGCTCCACGATGGGCTCGCCTTCTTCGACAACCAGCACGGTGTCCACGCTTTTCAGGAAGCGGGCGATCTTTTTCTCGGGCAGGGGGAAGGTCATGCCCAGGTTGAGAACCTTGAATTCGCCTTTGCAGCCTTTCTCATCTGCAACGTCGGCGACATAGGCCCGGGCCATGCCCGAGGCGATGATGCCGATCTTGCCGCGTCCTTTCACTGTATTGTAGGGCGATTTTTCGGAGGCTTCCTGCATGGCGTCGAGCTTTTTCAACAACTCGGGGTGGCGCATGCGAGCCACGACCGGGATGGGCACAAAGCGCAGGGGAGCCTTTTCGAAGGCCGGGCCGAATTTGGCACCCGGAAGCTCTGAGAATTGCACGGGGCCGCGCACGTGGGCCACGCGGGTGGTTGTGCGCAGCATCACGGGCTGTCCGAACTCGCGGGACAGGGCAAAGGCGTCGCGGGTCATATCCTTGGCTTCCTGCGCGGTGCAGGGCTCGAATACGGGCAGTCCGGCAAGACGGGCGTAGTAGCGGTTGTCCTGCTCGTTCTGGCTGGAATGGCAGCCCGGGTCGTCTGCAGACAGCAGCACAAGACCGCCAGGGGTGCCGATATAGGCCAGTGTCATCAGCGGGTCGGCCGCGACGTTGACGCCGACGTGTTTCATGGTCACCAAAGTCGGGGCTCCGGCCAGGGCCGCGCCGCCGCCAACTTCCAAGGCGACTTTCTCGTTGGACGAATATTCAAAGTAATAGTCCGAGTCCGGCATGAGTCGGTAAAACATGTCCGGGACTTCGGATGAAGGGGTGCCTGGGTAACAGCTGACAAAAGCCACGCCAGCCTCAAGGGCTCCGCGTACAATGGCCTCGTTGCCGAGCAGGAGGTGCTTGTCGCCACCTTCCTTGGTCAGGAGCGGATGTGCCATCCGATTCTACTCCTTGAAATGAGTTTGAAAGGTCGGGCTAGGAGGATTTCTCCAGCTTAGCCTTGGCCGTTTTGATCTTGCCGGTGATGAAACCGTTGTCTGCACTCTGGTTGCTGGTCTGAAGCTCTTCCCAGCAGGACAGGGAGGTCTCCCAGTCGCCGGAATGCTCGGAAGCATAAGCCAGGCGGTGCAGCACCAGCGCCTTGTATCCTTCCGGAATGCTGTCCCTGAGGCCCGCGAGCACAGCAGCGGCTTCGGCGTATTTGCCGGATTTGCCAAGCTCTGCGGCCTGGCCGAGGCTGGCCACGAGTCCAAGGTCGGCAGTGTCCACGTCGGACAGCTGCCCCCAGATGGCGGCGGCGCGCTCATGCTCGCCAGCGGCGGCCAGTGCTCCGGCCAGTTCAAGCTGGACGGCGGTGGACAGACCCGATGGGGCATCGAATTCTTCCAGGGCCTTGGCACGCTGGGCCGGGTCCTGAGTGGCAATCAGGGACGCCAGCTCAGTTCGGCTGTCGGCCAGCCGCGAGCCTTGGACGCTATCAAAGACGGCGTAACCGCCCACGATCAGGATCAGGGCTCCGATAACGCCCACGATGAGCTTGATGTTGTCGACGATGGCTTGCAGCAAAGGATGGAGGGACTCGTCCACTTCCTCGCCCAAGGCTCCAAGGGGCGCATGGGACTCTTGCTGGGGCATTTTTTCGGTCATTCGAGGTGATCCTCCCACAAGTGGCGTATTGACTTCCAGTGACGATTCCGCAACAAAAAAACGAGCCCGAACAATGGGCTCAAATCATGTAGACAGGCTTTACAGAAATGTCAAAAGGTCTTTTCCTGATTTCGGGTGTCTTACAGCGCACCTTTTTCTGTAATCGAATGACTCAAACCATTGCCGGCAAACGGCATCGAGAGGCCAGGATGAGGGTGGAGCGGGAGTTTATCCACCTTGATCGCGGCCAGAGGGAGTATGTATAATGGACGTTAAGCAGGAGATGCTCGAGTTGGCGCAACGCGCCAAGGCTGCCGCCAGAATCATGGCTTCAGCCGATGCCTCTTCCAAAGTTGCTGCGCTGGATGCCTTGGCCTATCTGCTGGACAAGGAGCGCGAGGCGATTCGTGTTGAAAATGCCAAGGACCTGGAAGCCGCTGAGGCTGCCGGTATGGATTCGGCGCGTATGGATCGGTTGCGTCTGTCCGACGCAGTCATTGATTCCATGATTCAGGCCTGCCGCGAGGTGGCTGCGCAGTCCGACCCCGTGGGCGAGGTGGAGCGCATGTGGAAGCGCCCCAATGGTCTGCTGGTGGGCAAGATGCGTATTCCGCTGGGTGTCATCGCCATGATCTACGAGTCTCGCCCCAACGTGACCGTGGATTCTGGCGTACTCTGCCTGAAGGCTGGCAATGCCGTTATCCTGCGTGGTGGTTCCGAAGCCATTCATTCCAATCGTTTTCTGGCTTCCCTGATCCACAAGGCATTGACCGATGCCGGATTGCCACCCGATGCCGTGCAGGTTGTGCCGACCACGGATCGCGAGGCCGTGACCGCCATGCTCAAGCTGGATGAATATATCGACGTGATTATCCCGCGCGGCGGCGAAGGCCTGATTCGTGCGGTTGTGGCCGAGGCCACCATGCCCGTGCTCAAACACTACATGGGTGTCTGCCACACGTATGTGGACTCCGAGGTCGATCAGGCCGAAGCGCTGAAGATCGTGTTCAACGCCAAGGTGCAGCGCCCCGGCGTCTGCAATGCCATGGAATGTCTGCTGGTGCATCAGGACGTGGCCGCCGAATTCCTGCCCAAGGTCGCCGCCAAGCTTGGCGCTGCCGGGGTTGAGTTTCGTTGCTGCCCGGCTTCGTTGCCGCTGATGGGCGAGACCGCCGTGCCTGCGACGGACAAGGATTGGGGGCAGGAGTTCCACGCCCTGGTTCTGGCCGTGAAGGTCGTGCCCTCGCGCATCGAGGCTCAGGACCATATTGCGGCTCATGGCTCCAATCATACGGAAATTATCCTGACCACCAACCATATCCGTGCCATGCGCTTTTTGCGCGAGGTGGATGCGAGCATGGTGGGCATCAACACTTCGTCGCGTTTCAACGACGGTGGTGAATTGGGGCTGGGCGCCGAAATCGGTATCAGTACCTCCAAGCTGCATTCCTATGGCCCCATGGGTGGGACCGAGCTGACCAGCACCAAGTTCGTGGTGTTCGGCGAAGGCCAGGTCAGGGGCTAGCATGAAGGTCGGGCTGCTGGGCGGTTGCTTCAATCCGGTGCATAACGGGCACCTGCGTCTTGCTCTGGAAACGGGCGAGAGACTGGGGCTGGACCGGGTGGAGCTTGTTCCGGCGGCAGTGCCTCCCCACAAGTCCGGTGACGGTATGTTGCCCTTCGGACTACGGGCCGAACTATGCGAGGCCGCAATTGCCGGAGTGGAGATGCTGCGCGTGAACCGCCTGGAAGGAGAGCGCGAGGGGCCATCGTATACGGTGGATACCCTGAGGGCATTGACTGCACAGCGGCTTGAGGATGAGTTCACCTTCATTCTGGGTTCCGAGGACTTGTTTGTGCTGCCTGACTGGCATCAGGGAGTGTTGATCCCCGGGCTGGTGAATCTTGCCGTGGCCGGACGTCGTGATGGTGGGCTGGAGGCCGTGCGCCTGTTCGTGGAGCAGACCTGGGCCGGAGCCGAGTCTCTGGACGACGCTTCCTGGCGCTTGCCGCAGGGCAGGCGGCTGAGCTTTATTCCTGCCGGGCGCCTGGATATCAGTGCTTCGGATATTCGCCAGCGCTGGATAGACGGACAGTCAGTCCGGGGGCTGGTGCCGGAGGCCGTGGAGCGGCTGATGGATGAGCACGGAGACGAGGTTCGTACGGTCTGGGAGAGTTGAGCAGTACGTTCGTATAGATTCCATTTTTAATTTACGATTAAAAAACGGCCCGTCTGAAATTTCAGGCGGGCCGTTATGGTGTTGTTTGAATGCAGGCTAGGGCACCAGATGGATATCTTCGTTGGTCACTTCGCCTTCGACATGGGCGATGTGCACAGCGTCATTCATGTCTCCAAGGTTGGGATCATACCAGAGG is part of the Desulfovibrio ferrophilus genome and harbors:
- a CDS encoding sigma-54-dependent Fis family transcriptional regulator, with amino-acid sequence MALTVSNEHLKTYFGTLRKVIKEMAPRRAMQTGLKALLRILCETHGYKRALLTIFDPETNTLKLSVTYGSQKYSQVSYESGQGVTGQVMETGKPVIVPVMKDHAPFLNLAFGRTKEEMGRLGFICVPVRSQDSGHTDMLGTLSVDVPSGPAEALDTDCAFLKVVAAMVAKEVASLQEEMAMQRHLLAQGMVAGAGDGYNHPNIVAASKPIRLVLQQISQVGPSRATALLRGESGTGKELFAEAIHSVSPRKNKPLIKLNCAALPADLVESELFGHQKGAFTGAIANKKGMFELADGGTLFLDEIGELSLDAQAKVLRATQEKEIQRLGSEQVIKVDARLICATNRPLETMLEDGTFREDLFYRINVFPIFIPPLRERRQDILPLAEHFMQQFSEEYGKSVKRISTPAIDLLSQYHWPGNVRELGNCLERAVLICDEEVIRTYHLPPSLQTAESSATDSQLSFGEAVARFEQEILVDALKKSRGNMLQAARGLKASYRIINYKVKKYHIDPKKFAVGKSRNRGTP
- a CDS encoding glutamate-5-semialdehyde dehydrogenase — encoded protein: MDVKQEMLELAQRAKAAARIMASADASSKVAALDALAYLLDKEREAIRVENAKDLEAAEAAGMDSARMDRLRLSDAVIDSMIQACREVAAQSDPVGEVERMWKRPNGLLVGKMRIPLGVIAMIYESRPNVTVDSGVLCLKAGNAVILRGGSEAIHSNRFLASLIHKALTDAGLPPDAVQVVPTTDREAVTAMLKLDEYIDVIIPRGGEGLIRAVVAEATMPVLKHYMGVCHTYVDSEVDQAEALKIVFNAKVQRPGVCNAMECLLVHQDVAAEFLPKVAAKLGAAGVEFRCCPASLPLMGETAVPATDKDWGQEFHALVLAVKVVPSRIEAQDHIAAHGSNHTEIILTTNHIRAMRFLREVDASMVGINTSSRFNDGGELGLGAEIGISTSKLHSYGPMGGTELTSTKFVVFGEGQVRG
- a CDS encoding motility associated factor glycosyltransferase family protein, whose amino-acid sequence is MELYQFLEANLQALEEKKSPVVPWLRGQDFDLISLENQLVVNRFGLVDLPLNENLSMFANVPPQAYYSRWTAPEPATKSATVIVGCNLGYGLNHLLTTLPPLHPVAVLEPRPELLAACLAMTDYTGFIKQGRLTFIPPHPEALHQALCAFDLQFIYGAVKFRSDIPSRQLGPEYARWSETAQKTMENIAMELTTLRRMQDTMVGNEIGNFRQAFANGSVTGLADSAKGLTGVILGAGPSLAEFGPQIAANPGGALYATALQTLPAVHAQGIKPHMCMVIDYSPGVKNVFKRLDMEWAKDIPLIYSTKVRPDVIEMYPGPTIPMWTIGGLATYIMRDLEYVMDAGGNVSVALMRFFERCGISRMLLVGQDFAWKGEHSHVKGHHAQPTKRAFDPVRHVKLKNMHGEEIISAMSYVTAQRDMQVDCKRMDIPVYNLYGGGLEIEGSTVVTLDDITRGDLLASKDGALERFGLAMGRAQSPRTRPTFEPRLGAWTSSLKSAQKRLHKMFKKSAKKQGEIRGMLGHVLMFLKQDPLYTPYIYNEFMDIAAMSKLGGTHGMKEFTKIKNIFARVLEKVKEIDEAMSKQAGEKAA
- a CDS encoding cysteine synthase produces the protein MMMIYDDISQLTGHTPLVRLNRITARSGVGILAKVEYFNPGGSIKDRVAAAMINAAEQRGELSPGKVIIEATSGNTGIGLAMACAVKGYRLKLLMPETASEERKRTMRAYGAEIVLTEGHMGTDGAIEEAYRLAREEPDRYVLMDQFNNPASIDAHYQGTAQEIWDQTDGQVTHVVAALGTSGTVMGLVKRLKELSPDVQVVAVEPYARHKIQGLKNMQESYPPGIFNKHMLDRIVRVEDEEAFDHCRRLAREEGLLVGMSSGAALVGALKVAEELDSGSVVVIFPDGGERYLSTPLFAPPDEQGVRIESASGGDAHLGAGTGQLCLYTVGPSLDRPDDPEFWRRLILLDVLARKLTRDGCEVRIAAGLADMDDRSMTAARAAHMPRAEFAAVVRDRIAAQAKLLGLGERVAFPLAGDCKVQSLELCEKLLSSGRAYEKLRSVYFDVLRDPDYGQVCNVDMDKLSLGKTVDLADYVKSNPQDFTLLKRATLQDIKDGEFWQTRWGNVRPSWFMQMAAAALCSVGSPTVFLGGESHRFPHMENLRAIWSVSGKASPGAWMASMPVIEPDAHGTKADDAFDQASLGGLFDAGYTPAAVRLWLSSASYHKTLDFSRSTLGMWSKNQRTVQDLAVSLAALPVTEGGGGIGPEVEQMLVDVKGAFRAALDDDLSLYAFWPELFSFCRGVKKLLGADRLSPDEITACRERLGDTDAVLGILDAGAMPVLQAAWPDEAARLVAERELARQGKDFERADVLRTRLIELGFRVEDSAQGARLYPNS
- a CDS encoding indolepyruvate oxidoreductase subunit beta, coding for MAKARIFFTGVGGQGTLTATIILAQAAMAKGLEVTAGEVHGMAQRGGVVESTLLIGGFKSPRIAHGEADILLGFEPLETLRALPYLKANGTVVSNSEPIAPIGVTMGRETYPDLDAIVAKAESCAARTLFLPCQTLGIKAGAVQCGNVALLGALCATGTIPLTPAELADTVKNSLKPKIVDMNLRAIELGVQAVS
- the iorA gene encoding indolepyruvate ferredoxin oxidoreductase subunit alpha, with the translated sequence MAHPLLTKEGGDKHLLLGNEAIVRGALEAGVAFVSCYPGTPSSEVPDMFYRLMPDSDYYFEYSSNEKVALEVGGGAALAGAPTLVTMKHVGVNVAADPLMTLAYIGTPGGLVLLSADDPGCHSSQNEQDNRYYARLAGLPVFEPCTAQEAKDMTRDAFALSREFGQPVMLRTTTRVAHVRGPVQFSELPGAKFGPAFEKAPLRFVPIPVVARMRHPELLKKLDAMQEASEKSPYNTVKGRGKIGIIASGMARAYVADVADEKGCKGEFKVLNLGMTFPLPEKKIARFLKSVDTVLVVEEGEPIVEQALRALAQEKGIDIKITGKGKDLTRLGEFSTAEVRAAMYRVLGKRLPKTGSCVVEGPLPMRPPNLCAGCSHRSLYYAVRKAYGDEAVYSSDIGCYTLGILPPLSCADFLLCMGSSVSAGGGFAKASGKPVVAFIGDSTFFHSGLTGLVSGVFNNHDILLVILDNRTTAMTGHQPNPGVSTTIHGDNPCQVDIEAIVRGCGVCNVVKASPYNYKATAKAIEELRALPGVKVLIAEEPCVLFAKRTLRQHKPMVAYVAEQTEAVRDCLANLACPAFYSEQGRVEINEHQCTGCMFCMQVCKDIKARKRSA